The Candidatus Ancaeobacter aquaticus genome contains the following window.
AGATATAATCGTCTTTTGTAATCCAATTTTTTAAGCGAAATCCTTTCGCGAATATGACCCTTTGTTTAAAAACCTCTAATTAAGCTTAAAATCATACCTTATGCGTATTGTTGCGGAATCGTTGCTTGCATGTAAGTTATATTGTATATTTCTTTCATATGCCGTATGATATCAGGTACAGATGATTTATTTTCTAAACAGCTAATGATGTTTGCTGCACTGTGATTTACGGTATATACCTCGTGATTTATACAATTAAAGAGAAGTGACCCGGTATCAAAATGAGCTGTTTTAATGTGCTGTTTTAGATCGTAATAATGTGTATGTGGCATCCGTATATTACATCCTATGAGAACAGTTCCTGTCAATAGATATTGAAGAGGAAGTTTTATGGTTTGCAGCCCTGAATTACAATTAATAATCGATTTATGTGCACTTCTGAGCAAGAATGTGTTTGATAGTGATTTGCAGGAAAAATGTTCACATACGTATGATTGGGAGCATTTTTTAAGGTGTGCAGCTAGTGAGAATGTAAGCGGCATTATTTTTTATGTCTTGAAGAAAAGAGGACTATTAGAGAGCATTCCCCAAGAAGTGAGTGAAAAACTCGAACATGAATTTCTTGGCATTAAGTCAAAAAATCTTCTTCTCATGGATGAACTAAAATCTGTTTCACGTATTTTTGAAGAAGAAAAAATACCCGCACTCATTATAAAAGGAGCAGCCCTCCTTAGCCTTTGCTATCCTGATAAAGGCATGAGAGTCATGGATGATATTGATATTGTTGTTGGCCAAGAACAATTTGCGTATGTTCAAAACCTTCTGCGCGAGAAAGGATATAGGCAAAATTCTATCTATAGACATTTGTTCTATGCTCCTTCCGGAATAGTCTTTGATCTGCATGCCGATGCGTTTGATCAGGAAAGAATTCGAACAAGAAAATATTATTGCCAATGGGATATGCAAACGATGTTGGCTAGAGCCGTCAGTATTGATGATATGATCTATGTGAAAAATATATCTCCTCCTGATCAGGTTGTTATCTCATGCATTCATAATGAAAAGCATTCCTATAATTCCCTGCAGCAGTTTATCGATGTTGTGATGCTTCTAGAAAGATATAAGGATGGAATAAACTGTGGAACGTTACATGAAAGTATTGATATGCTCGGCGGAAGACGACCGAGCCGTTTTACGCTTGAATTCCTGCGCGATGTTCTTCAGTACAAGAGCCCGCTTCTTGGTTGTAGCGGTATAAACACAGTGAAACTGTCAGGGTATGAGAAGAAAATACTGAGTATGGTAAAAGAAAGAAGGCGTATTCCTATGCTTGGTATTATTATGCCGATTTTTAGTATTGATGGATGTCTAAAGAAACTGTATTATGTAGGTGAAAACGTATTTCCTCGTCCAAAGGTAATGAAAGAAATATACGGGCTTAGTAGTGGCGTATACCTCATTTATTTCTATCCGTATCGGTTTTTTAGTTTATGTGTACAGGGAGTGAAGGCATTGTGTAAGTGCCTTTGATACAGAAAACTATGAACTTTTAGTGCGTCATAGGTGCAATAAGAATATTTGTCGGATTGCCTCTTGTCAAACCTTTGGTCTCTTTGTATACTAAGTGCATGCTTATTAAAATATATAAATATTAACATAGATACACTAGAAAGGCAGGTTATGTTAGACACGTTATTTTCTCCTCGTTCGGTAGCTATTGTTGGCGCTTCACATGAAGAGCGCAAGGTCGGGTACGCTGTGATGTATAATATGGTGAATTACGGCTATAAAGGTAAGGTATATCCTGTTAATATCAAGGGCGGTGAACTTATGGGGCATAAGGTTTACACGTCGTTTGATGAAATAGGTGAGCCGGTTGATCTGGCGGTTTTTGTCATACCTCCAAAACATATTATTAATACGGTTAAAACCGCAAAACCTGATGCTTTTAAGTCAGTTATTGTCATTAGTGCCGGTTTTAAAGAAACAGGCCCTGAAGGTGTAGAAAAGGAAGATGAATTAAAACAGCTCTTAAAAGATCGTGGAGTGAGAACACTCGGACCAAATTGTCTGGGGCTTCTTGATACGTCTTCAAAGGTTAATGCCGCGTTTGGTCCCGGAATGCCTCAAGAAGGGAACATTGCATTTTTCTCTCAATCAGGTGCTTTAGGTACTGCTGTTTTGGATTGGGCAATTAAGGAAAAGATCGGTTTGTCGAAATTTATCAGCCTGGGAAACAAAATGGACCTGAGCGAGATCGATATGCTTGAAGCGCTTGCTGATGACCCGCACACTGATGTGATCCTCGGCTATGTTGAGGGAATCACTGACGGAAAACGATTTATAGAAGTAGCGCAAAGAGTATCACAGAAAAAACCTATTATCATTACCAAGTCAGGATCAACATCTGCCGGTGCGCGTGCAATATCTTCTCATACCGGTACTCTTGCAGGTTCTGATAATGCGTATAAAGCAGCATTTGATCAGGCGGGTGTTATCCGCGCTCAGAGTATTGAAGAATTGTTTGATTATGCATTAGCGTTTTCATATCAGGAAGTGCCGAAAGGCGATAACATTGTTATTCTTACCAATGCCGGTGGTCCGGGAATTATTGCTGCTGATTCAGTTGAAAAATCTAAGCTCAATATGGCAAAAATTACAAAGGATGCGGCCCAAAAGCTTACCAAAGTGTTGCCGCCAACTGCAGCTTTGTACAATCCTATAGATATTATTGGCGATGCACGTGACGACCGCTATAAAAACTCGATGGAAGTTATTTTAGAGGATCCTGATATAGACAGTATTCTTACCATCCTTACTCCGCAGGCAATGAGTAACGTCAAAGAAATTGCTGAATGTATCGCTGAAGTGAATAAAACTGCCACCAAACCGATATTTACTTCTTTTATCGGCGGGAACCTTGTTGATCAGGGCGCAGGAATATTGAATGCACACAAAGTGCCGAATTATGCGTATCCCGAACGGGCTGTCAAAGCTATAGAAACTATGTCAGAATATCGCATGATGCGGCAGGGAAAGTATGCTTTGCCCGAGAAATATTCTGTTGATAAGGCTGTGGTAAGAAAAATCATTGATGGTAATATGAAAAGCGGTGAACCGCAAATATCAGAATCTGATGCCCGCGAGATATTGATCGCTTACGGTATTCGTGTACCGGAAACTCTTATTGCGCATAAGATTGATGATGCGGTAAAAACTGCCGACAAAATAGGGTATCCCGTTGTTTTGAAGATCTTTTCCCCTGACGTTATTCATAAATCAGATGTGGGCGGAGTGAAAGTTAACCTCAAAAATGCTGATGAAGTAAAGGAAGCCTATAATTCTATCATCTCAAGCGTATCACGCGCCATACCTGATGCACATATCGAGGGAGTGCAGGTAACAAAGATGGTTACCGGTGGGAAAGAAATTATTATTGGTGTTACCAAAGATCCGTCATTTGGGTCTCTTATTATGTTTGGTATGGGGGGTATCTATGTTGAGGTGTTAAAGGACGTATCATTTAGAATTGCCCCATTGACATCTCATGACGCTGAAGTAATGATCCGTGAAATTAAGATGTTTCCTCTACTCAAAGGTGTTCGCGGAGAAAAAGGCGTTGATCTTGAAGCGGTAAAAGAATCATTGCTCAGGATCAGTCAGCTAGTGTGCGATTTTCCGGAGATCCTCGAAATGGATATAAATCCCTTCAAGGCCTATGAAAAGGGAGCTGAGTCTATGATCGCTATAGATTCACGTATTACGATCGCGTTAGAATAAATCCCGTAGAGAATTATGTTCTTCAACGGTTACAAACAAAAACATATTGTACGTAGGTATGTCATAAAAAAAGAGAGGTGGAAGTGAAAGCATTATTTATCGGTTCAACATTAGATTTTTCAGGAAAAAGGCTCGTTGCACTCGGTGTTGCACAACATTTTGTAAATAAAGGGTTAAAAGTAGGATATTTTAAACCAATAGGTGTCACGCCGGTTACTCATGAAGGGGTATTAACAGAAGAGGACGCGGTATTTTTTAAAAAGGAACTGTCCTTAAAGGATGATCTCGCAGATATATGTCCCGTGGTTTTGACATCTGAGATGATGTGCGAGATATATGAAGGTGCCCAGATCGATGTGTATACCAAGATATTAAATGCATATAAAAAGATCGCCAGAGACAAGGATATAGTGATAATTGGCGGTACGGGAAGCATCTACTCATGCAGCTTTATTAGTGCGTCTCAGGTGGATCTTATTAAACTACTTGACGCAAAAGCAATTATTATCGACAGATATGATTATAGTGAGAAGACCATGGTTGATGCATTGACCTGGACAAAGAGTATTCTCGGTGATGCGCTCCTCGGTGTTGTGATGAACATGATACCGAAGACAAAAGAAAAGCTGTTTCGGTCACATATCGTACCATTTTTACAAAAAAAGAATATTGAAACTGTTGGTTTCATGCATGAAGACCCTATTTTGCATTCTCTTTCTGTGAAAGAGATCGTTGCTTCTCTGGATGGAAAAGTAGTGTGCTGTGAAGATCAGCTTGATAACCTTGTTGAACGTGTTTGCGTTGGTGCGATGACGGTTACAAGCGCACTGAAGTATTTCAAGAACATACACAATAAGGCTGTCATTACCGGTGGAGATAGAGGGGAGCTTCAGCTTGCAGCTCTTGAAACATCAACGCGATGTTTGATATTAACCGGTGATCTGCAGCCGCACAATAATATTGTGATGACGGCAATGGCGAAAAAAGTACCGATTATTGTTGTCCCATATGATACTTTGACGACCGCAGATAAGTTTACGACGGTATTGGGACATGTGAGTTTGAAGGGGCAGGATAAGATTGATCGTGCATTATCAATTGTCAATGAATGTGTACAGTTTGATGCTATTGATGCATTTGTGAAGTAATTATTGGAAGGCTCTTATGATTCACGAAATTAGAAGGTATGGTGATCCTGTTCTGAGGGCGAAAGCCGCGCCTATTACAGAGATAACAGATTCGATAAGAGTTCTTGCTCAGGACATGATAGAAACAATGAGGAATGAACCGGGAGTTGGCTTAGCTGCACCTCAAATCGGCCAGTCTGTTCGGCTTATTGTTTTTGAACTGACAAATCTTAACATTGGGTCAACTGCATATATAAATCCTGAGATAATAGAAACACAGGGATCAATACGAGGCGATGAAGGTTGTTTGAGTGTTCCGGGGATTTATGAAACGGTTACGCGTTCCCAATGGATAAAGCTAAAAACGCAGACACTTGAAGGAGAGGAAATCATAGCAGAGTATTCTGATATGTCAGCTGTCGTTCTCCAGCATGAGATAGATCATATCAACGGTATATTGTTCATAGATCATTTAAATTCTCTTAAACGTACATTCTTATCCAAAAAGCTTAAAAAAATAAGCTCTCAACCCTATATGTAATAAATATCCGCTGTTTTTATCAAAAGAAAGTTATGTAATAAATGACATTTTTAGGGGCACAGATTTTTAAAAGTATATGGCTCAGCATAACCAGCTTTCAGTTTTATAAAGACATACTGAGACAGCCATTCTATAAAACCCTGCAGTATTTTTGTGTTGTTGCACTCTTAGCATCACTGTGCATCGGTCTGCGCTATACGATAACATTAAAAACAGAGCTCAATAAACTTGCGCAGTGGACACTGTCGCATATCCCTGATTTCTCTATACGAGATGGTGCGCTCAACTATGCTGATCCTCAGCCACTCTATGTCGAAGAGGGAAATTCCGCTATTATCATCGATCCTTTTGATACGAAAACTACGCTTGATAAGAAGTATGGTATGGGCGTTTTAGTAAACAGGCAAAAAGTATATATCAGGCTTGATGCACTGAAAGAAAATCATTTTCAGTTTAGTGAAATAAATCTTGCGATACTTGGCGCGACATTTGCAGCTGCAATAATTCAGCCTGATATTGTTGAAAGCGGAGTGCTCAATACCGCGCAAATAAAAGATTTTGTTTTTAATGAACCTAATGTCCATAAGTGGAAGAAAACCTTTGCTGTCATAAGCATGATATTCTTTCCGCTCTTTTATTTTCTTTATTTTTTAATTGCAAAGCTTATTCAAGCAGCTTTTTTTAGTATGGTTATCATTATTTCAAATAAGGCGCTCAAAGAAATAGGTGTTACGTATGAACATATGTTTAATGTGTGTGTCTATGCAGTGACGCCTGTTGCGCTCCTGATGGTGATAATTGCGTTTGTTGGTATTGTTGTTCCCTATATTGAATTTATTTATTTATTTTTATATGTAGCTTTTTTGTTAGGTGCACTGTCTCAGATTATTCCCAAACCAAAAAAAAGTGAGCCAGAAGAAAATACTGATGATTGGATGTGAGTGGAATGAACATTGTTTTCTTTGGTACACCGGACATTGCCGTTAGTTGTTTAAACGATATAGCGCTTAGCGCACATACTATTTGCGGTGTTGTTACCGTTTGTGATAGACCTCAGGGTAGACACATGCATGTTACGCCTTCACCGGTAAAAATGGCTGCCGAGCAGCATGAATATCCTCTCTATCAATTTGAAAATATTAATTCCCCGGAATCTATTGATACATTAAAAAGTCTTAAACCTGATCTGTTTATCATTGTCTCCTTTGGTAAAATACTCTGTGATGCATTGATTCAGGTCCCGTCTATGGGTGCACTCAATATTCATATGTCATATTTGCCAAAGTTTCGCGGGGCAACACCGATACAGCGGGCACTTTCTGAAGGATTCACCCGTACGGGAATCACCGTTTTTTATATAGAAAAAAAACTGGATGCCGGAGATATTGTTTTGCAGGAGTATGTTGATATCGGCAGGTATGATACGTACCAGTCGTTATATGAACGGTTCGCACGTATGAGCGGGCCCTTCGTTCTACGCGCACTTGATATGATTGAACGGGGCCAGAGTAAGAGAGTAAAACAAGATGATGTGGATGCTACCTACGCTCATAAATTCAGTAAAGATGAACAGTTAATAACATGGGATAAGCCCGCGCGCGATATTTTTAATGTGGTGCGGGCGCTTTACCCGAAACCATGTGCGCATACATATTTCAAGATACATGGTAAATATGAATTGATTAAAATACATAAAGTGACATATGATGATATCGTCAATGACGACGCCAGTGCTGTTCCTGGACAGATCATAGACGTTACTAAAAACAACATTGCTGTTAAGACTGGGCATGGTGTTATCAGCCTGAAAACGCTGCAAGTGCCGGGTAAAAAACCAATGGATGTTTCAACATTTTTAAATGGCTATAAGGTGGCATGTGGGGAACAATTTAGAAAAGAGATCTAGTTGTATCGAGCGCTATAAACATAAGCTCTCGTTAAACTCAAGAGGGTCATACCTGCAGGAAGCGATTCTTTCTTTCAATAACTGGCGTTCATACAGAAGCGCTCATAAATATACCAGTGACCAAATAATTGTATTATGCCCTCATTGTCTGCAGAAAAGTGATTGTCCTCACAAGATTATTGTAAACGCGGCAAATTGCAAAAAATGCGGAAAATGTTCGGTAAAGGACCTTGTTGAAATAACTGACCGATACGACATTCGGATTCATTTTGTTGCCGGTGGGCGGGAGGCGGTCCGTATTATCAAAAATCCCGAGACAAAAGCGATTATTGCCGTTGCATGCGGAAAAGAGCTTTTTTTAGGGTTTCTTAAGACATCAGGAAAACATGTTATTACGGTACACAATGTATGGCCGCACGGCCCATGCAAGGATACCATGGTCGATTATACGGAAGTTGAAGAAGCTATCCAGTTTTTAATAAAAAAATAATACAAACGGGAATACCTATCTGTGAGTAATAAACGTGGTGTGTCAAAAACGAGAGAATGTGCTGTTAAACTTGTTGAACGTGTAACATGTTCTCAAACAGCAACCGTAAAAAATCTTCTTTCGCATTATATGAACACCTCCGGCATTTCCGGTTCTGATCGTGCGCTTTTTACAGAATTATCATATGGGGTTATACGGCATCTCAATACGATTGATTGGTATATAAAGAAATATTCCTCGCACAAAAACATTGATCCGTATATCAAGAATGTGTTGCGTGTCGGAGTGTATCAACTGGTCTATCTAGATAAAATACCTCATTATGCAGCGCTGAACGAAAGTGTAGAATTGGCAAAGGTAAAAAGTATCAAGAGCGGAAACTTTGTTAATGCCCTGTTACGCAAAGTTACGACATCTTCAAAGGATATCTCAGGGTTTCTCAAGAAAGACAACTATGTTCAGTATCTGTCAATTATGTATTCTTTTCCTGAGTGGCTAATAGTAAAATGGAAAAGTATATTGCCGGAGAAAGAG
Protein-coding sequences here:
- a CDS encoding nucleotidyltransferase family protein, with protein sequence MVCSPELQLIIDLCALLSKNVFDSDLQEKCSHTYDWEHFLRCAASENVSGIIFYVLKKRGLLESIPQEVSEKLEHEFLGIKSKNLLLMDELKSVSRIFEEEKIPALIIKGAALLSLCYPDKGMRVMDDIDIVVGQEQFAYVQNLLREKGYRQNSIYRHLFYAPSGIVFDLHADAFDQERIRTRKYYCQWDMQTMLARAVSIDDMIYVKNISPPDQVVISCIHNEKHSYNSLQQFIDVVMLLERYKDGINCGTLHESIDMLGGRRPSRFTLEFLRDVLQYKSPLLGCSGINTVKLSGYEKKILSMVKERRRIPMLGIIMPIFSIDGCLKKLYYVGENVFPRPKVMKEIYGLSSGVYLIYFYPYRFFSLCVQGVKALCKCL
- a CDS encoding acetate--CoA ligase family protein, yielding MLDTLFSPRSVAIVGASHEERKVGYAVMYNMVNYGYKGKVYPVNIKGGELMGHKVYTSFDEIGEPVDLAVFVIPPKHIINTVKTAKPDAFKSVIVISAGFKETGPEGVEKEDELKQLLKDRGVRTLGPNCLGLLDTSSKVNAAFGPGMPQEGNIAFFSQSGALGTAVLDWAIKEKIGLSKFISLGNKMDLSEIDMLEALADDPHTDVILGYVEGITDGKRFIEVAQRVSQKKPIIITKSGSTSAGARAISSHTGTLAGSDNAYKAAFDQAGVIRAQSIEELFDYALAFSYQEVPKGDNIVILTNAGGPGIIAADSVEKSKLNMAKITKDAAQKLTKVLPPTAALYNPIDIIGDARDDRYKNSMEVILEDPDIDSILTILTPQAMSNVKEIAECIAEVNKTATKPIFTSFIGGNLVDQGAGILNAHKVPNYAYPERAVKAIETMSEYRMMRQGKYALPEKYSVDKAVVRKIIDGNMKSGEPQISESDAREILIAYGIRVPETLIAHKIDDAVKTADKIGYPVVLKIFSPDVIHKSDVGGVKVNLKNADEVKEAYNSIISSVSRAIPDAHIEGVQVTKMVTGGKEIIIGVTKDPSFGSLIMFGMGGIYVEVLKDVSFRIAPLTSHDAEVMIREIKMFPLLKGVRGEKGVDLEAVKESLLRISQLVCDFPEILEMDINPFKAYEKGAESMIAIDSRITIALE
- a CDS encoding phosphotransacetylase family protein; the protein is MKALFIGSTLDFSGKRLVALGVAQHFVNKGLKVGYFKPIGVTPVTHEGVLTEEDAVFFKKELSLKDDLADICPVVLTSEMMCEIYEGAQIDVYTKILNAYKKIARDKDIVIIGGTGSIYSCSFISASQVDLIKLLDAKAIIIDRYDYSEKTMVDALTWTKSILGDALLGVVMNMIPKTKEKLFRSHIVPFLQKKNIETVGFMHEDPILHSLSVKEIVASLDGKVVCCEDQLDNLVERVCVGAMTVTSALKYFKNIHNKAVITGGDRGELQLAALETSTRCLILTGDLQPHNNIVMTAMAKKVPIIVVPYDTLTTADKFTTVLGHVSLKGQDKIDRALSIVNECVQFDAIDAFVK
- the def gene encoding peptide deformylase, producing the protein MIHEIRRYGDPVLRAKAAPITEITDSIRVLAQDMIETMRNEPGVGLAAPQIGQSVRLIVFELTNLNIGSTAYINPEIIETQGSIRGDEGCLSVPGIYETVTRSQWIKLKTQTLEGEEIIAEYSDMSAVVLQHEIDHINGILFIDHLNSLKRTFLSKKLKKISSQPYM
- a CDS encoding DUF1189 family protein codes for the protein MTFLGAQIFKSIWLSITSFQFYKDILRQPFYKTLQYFCVVALLASLCIGLRYTITLKTELNKLAQWTLSHIPDFSIRDGALNYADPQPLYVEEGNSAIIIDPFDTKTTLDKKYGMGVLVNRQKVYIRLDALKENHFQFSEINLAILGATFAAAIIQPDIVESGVLNTAQIKDFVFNEPNVHKWKKTFAVISMIFFPLFYFLYFLIAKLIQAAFFSMVIIISNKALKEIGVTYEHMFNVCVYAVTPVALLMVIIAFVGIVVPYIEFIYLFLYVAFLLGALSQIIPKPKKSEPEENTDDWM
- the fmt gene encoding methionyl-tRNA formyltransferase — encoded protein: MNIVFFGTPDIAVSCLNDIALSAHTICGVVTVCDRPQGRHMHVTPSPVKMAAEQHEYPLYQFENINSPESIDTLKSLKPDLFIIVSFGKILCDALIQVPSMGALNIHMSYLPKFRGATPIQRALSEGFTRTGITVFYIEKKLDAGDIVLQEYVDIGRYDTYQSLYERFARMSGPFVLRALDMIERGQSKRVKQDDVDATYAHKFSKDEQLITWDKPARDIFNVVRALYPKPCAHTYFKIHGKYELIKIHKVTYDDIVNDDASAVPGQIIDVTKNNIAVKTGHGVISLKTLQVPGKKPMDVSTFLNGYKVACGEQFRKEI
- a CDS encoding DUF116 domain-containing protein, whose amino-acid sequence is MGNNLEKRSSCIERYKHKLSLNSRGSYLQEAILSFNNWRSYRSAHKYTSDQIIVLCPHCLQKSDCPHKIIVNAANCKKCGKCSVKDLVEITDRYDIRIHFVAGGREAVRIIKNPETKAIIAVACGKELFLGFLKTSGKHVITVHNVWPHGPCKDTMVDYTEVEEAIQFLIKK